One Staphylococcus simiae genomic region harbors:
- a CDS encoding M20 family metallopeptidase — protein sequence MLDWFQLASSKEHKTIQYRRYLHQYPELSFEEFQTHDYIISQLSQYSCDIETPIGRNGIKATFKGNGSGPTIALRADFDVLPIDELNDVPYKSKNEGCMHACGHDGHTAILLTVAEIIEEHKHLLQGNVVLIFQYGEEIMPGGSQEMIDAGCLDGVDKIFGTHLWSGYPTGTIYSRPGAIMASPDEFSVTIKGKGGHGAKPHETIDPIVTMAEFILSAQKIISRTIDPVKQAVLTFGMIQAGTSDSVIPDQAFCKGTVRTFDTAIQDHIKVKLDKLLQGLSIANDIDYDLNYIKGYLPVHNNEQAYKVVKQATNELNLRFNEADLMMIGEDFSHYLKVRPGAFFLTGCGNDTKGITAPHHNPHFDIDESSLKYAVSVFLKILDIENVF from the coding sequence GTGCTAGATTGGTTTCAATTAGCAAGTAGTAAAGAACATAAGACCATTCAATATCGTCGTTATTTACATCAATATCCAGAGTTATCTTTTGAAGAATTTCAAACACATGATTATATTATAAGTCAATTGAGTCAATATTCTTGTGACATTGAAACACCAATTGGTCGCAATGGTATTAAAGCTACTTTTAAAGGTAATGGTAGTGGTCCGACAATTGCATTAAGAGCTGATTTTGATGTGCTACCTATTGATGAGTTAAATGATGTCCCTTATAAATCTAAAAATGAAGGTTGTATGCATGCTTGTGGTCATGATGGACATACCGCTATTTTACTTACTGTTGCAGAAATTATTGAAGAACATAAACACCTTTTACAAGGTAATGTTGTATTAATCTTCCAATATGGTGAAGAAATAATGCCTGGTGGATCACAAGAAATGATTGATGCAGGTTGTCTTGATGGTGTTGATAAAATTTTTGGTACACATTTATGGAGTGGTTATCCAACAGGGACAATCTATTCACGTCCTGGTGCGATTATGGCTTCTCCAGATGAATTTAGCGTTACCATTAAAGGTAAAGGTGGACATGGTGCTAAACCTCATGAAACCATTGACCCTATTGTTACTATGGCTGAATTTATATTAAGTGCACAAAAAATCATTTCAAGAACTATTGATCCAGTGAAACAAGCTGTCCTTACTTTTGGTATGATTCAAGCTGGTACTTCAGATAGTGTTATTCCAGATCAAGCTTTCTGTAAAGGTACAGTAAGAACTTTTGATACAGCCATCCAAGATCATATTAAAGTTAAATTAGACAAACTATTACAAGGCTTATCTATCGCCAATGATATAGATTACGACTTAAATTATATTAAAGGATACTTACCCGTCCACAATAATGAACAAGCTTATAAAGTGGTGAAACAAGCTACTAATGAATTAAACTTACGCTTTAATGAAGCTGATTTAATGATGATTGGTGAAGACTTTTCCCATTATTTAAAAGTTCGACCAGGTGCCTTTTTCTTAACAGGATGTGGAAATGACACTAAAGGTATTACTGCACCTCACCACAATCCTCATTTTGATATCGATGAGTCTTCATTAAAATATGCAGTCAGTGTTTTCTTGAAAATCTTAGATATAGAAAACGTCTTTTAA
- a CDS encoding glycine C-acetyltransferase, with protein sequence MVQSLHDFLDENIKYLKDNGLYNEIDTIEGANGPEIKINGKSYVNLSSNNYLGLATDEDLKQAAKEAIETHGVGAGAVRSINGTLDLHDELEETLAKFKGTEAAIAYQSGFNCNMAAISAVMNKNDAILSDELNHASIIDGCRLSKAKIIRVNHSDMEDLRAKAKEAVESGQYNKVMYITDGVFSMDGDVAKLPEIVEIAEEFGLLTYVDDAHGSGVMGKGAGTVKHFGLQDKIDFQIGTLSKAIGVVGGYVAGTKELIDWLKAQSRPFLFSTSLAPGDTKAITEAVKKIMASTELHDKLWDNAQYLKDGLSKLGFNTGESETPITPVIIGDEKTTQQFSKRLKDEGIYVKSIVFPTVPRGTGRVRNMPTAAHSKAMLDKAIAAYEKVGKEMNLI encoded by the coding sequence GTGGTTCAATCATTGCATGATTTTTTAGATGAAAATATAAAATATTTAAAAGATAATGGACTATACAACGAAATTGATACAATTGAAGGAGCAAATGGTCCGGAAATTAAAATCAATGGGAAATCGTATGTAAACTTATCTTCTAATAACTATCTAGGACTAGCAACAGATGAAGATTTGAAACAGGCAGCTAAAGAAGCAATAGAGACACATGGTGTGGGTGCTGGTGCTGTTAGATCAATTAACGGAACGTTAGATTTGCATGATGAATTAGAAGAGACATTAGCCAAATTTAAAGGAACTGAAGCAGCTATTGCTTATCAATCAGGATTTAATTGTAATATGGCTGCAATTTCTGCAGTAATGAATAAAAACGACGCTATTTTATCAGATGAATTAAATCATGCCTCTATTATTGATGGTTGCCGTTTATCAAAAGCTAAAATTATTCGAGTTAATCATTCTGATATGGAAGATTTACGTGCTAAGGCTAAAGAAGCAGTAGAGTCTGGTCAATATAATAAAGTGATGTATATTACCGATGGTGTCTTTAGTATGGATGGTGATGTAGCTAAATTACCAGAAATTGTAGAAATTGCTGAAGAATTTGGCTTGTTGACTTATGTTGATGATGCTCACGGTTCAGGTGTTATGGGTAAAGGTGCAGGTACAGTTAAACATTTTGGCTTACAAGATAAAATTGATTTCCAAATTGGTACATTGTCAAAAGCCATCGGAGTAGTGGGTGGCTATGTAGCTGGAACTAAAGAACTTATTGATTGGTTAAAAGCACAATCACGTCCATTCTTGTTCTCAACTTCATTAGCGCCAGGTGATACGAAGGCTATTACAGAAGCAGTAAAAAAAATAATGGCTTCTACAGAGTTACATGATAAGTTATGGGATAACGCTCAATATTTAAAAGATGGCTTATCAAAATTAGGATTCAATACAGGAGAATCTGAAACACCAATTACACCAGTCATCATTGGTGATGAGAAGACAACACAACAATTTAGTAAGCGTCTAAAAGATGAAGGTATTTACGTTAAATCAATTGTCTTCCCAACAGTACCAAGAGGCACAGGTCGTGTAAGAAATATGCCAACAGCCGCACATAGTAAAGCAATGTTAGATAAAGCTATTGCAGCTTATGAAAAAGTTGGTAAAGAAATGAATTTAATTTAA
- a CDS encoding GNAT family N-acetyltransferase: MYLRELKQEDDRSYKDYITKWQQSKEHIVPSITNIDKYDSFASLVKYLKETQISNHSWVPSTTLFCFDEHTNRILGAINIRHHLNEQLQQIGGHIGYGVSPGYRELGIAKFMVTVALEILTEMNMTQVLITCDDNNIASQKVINHFNAKEIIPYLKQDGKKVRRYIIDLA; the protein is encoded by the coding sequence TTGTATTTGCGAGAACTAAAACAGGAAGATGACAGAAGCTACAAAGATTATATAACTAAGTGGCAACAAAGCAAGGAACATATTGTTCCAAGTATTACAAATATTGATAAGTATGATTCTTTTGCATCTTTAGTTAAATATTTGAAGGAGACACAGATATCAAATCATTCGTGGGTACCATCAACAACTTTATTTTGTTTTGATGAACATACAAATAGAATTTTAGGAGCTATCAATATTAGACATCACTTAAATGAACAGTTACAACAAATTGGTGGCCATATTGGTTATGGTGTAAGTCCAGGATATAGAGAATTAGGCATAGCAAAATTTATGGTTACAGTAGCATTAGAAATTTTAACAGAAATGAACATGACACAAGTACTTATCACATGTGACGATAATAATATTGCTTCACAAAAAGTAATCAATCATTTCAATGCCAAAGAAATCATACCTTATCTTAAACAAGACGGTAAGAAAGTTAGACGCTATATTATTGATTTAGCATAA
- a CDS encoding NUDIX hydrolase: MKELKVVYALITNSHGEVLLVLNSDNNEWSLPGGKVEPQETLECALKREVYEETGLSCEVGDVVSINEAQSSHYQLHTLFIMFKATITNTEIATQKMEEIKDVQWFTIRQADQLLTYYEHSLHQFLTNHATYYDEGILD; the protein is encoded by the coding sequence ATGAAAGAATTAAAAGTAGTATATGCATTAATTACTAATAGTCATGGTGAAGTATTACTAGTGTTGAATAGTGATAATAATGAATGGTCATTACCTGGAGGAAAAGTTGAACCTCAAGAAACATTAGAATGTGCATTAAAACGAGAAGTATATGAAGAAACTGGCTTATCATGTGAAGTTGGAGATGTAGTCAGTATTAATGAAGCACAGTCTTCACATTATCAATTACACACATTGTTTATTATGTTTAAAGCAACAATAACTAATACTGAAATCGCGACGCAAAAGATGGAAGAAATAAAGGATGTACAATGGTTTACTATTAGGCAAGCAGATCAATTATTAACGTATTATGAACATAGCTTACATCAATTTTTAACTAACCATGCAACATACTATGACGAAGGTATTTTAGATTAA
- the hchA gene encoding glyoxalase III HchA, translating into MAQDVNQLSKQPTPDQAEDNAYFPSPYSLSQYTAPKTDFDGVEHKGAYKGGKWKLLMIAAEERYVLLQNGKMFSTGNHPVEMLLPLHHLMEAGFDVDIATLTGYPVKLELWAMPTEDEAVLSTYEKLKAKLKQPKKLADVIKNDLGPDSEYLSVFIPGGHAAVVGISESEDVQTTLDWALENDKFIITLCHGPAALLSAGLNRDKSPFEGYKVCVFPDALDEGANLDIGYLPGRLKWLVADLLTKQGLEVVNEDMTGRTLKDRKLLTGDSPLASNDLGKLAVNEMLKEIEA; encoded by the coding sequence ATGGCTCAAGATGTAAATCAATTAAGTAAGCAACCTACACCCGACCAAGCTGAAGATAATGCGTATTTTCCATCACCATACTCATTAAGTCAATATACAGCACCTAAAACAGACTTTGATGGTGTTGAACATAAAGGTGCCTATAAAGGCGGTAAATGGAAACTATTGATGATTGCTGCAGAAGAACGTTATGTATTATTACAAAATGGTAAAATGTTCTCAACTGGTAACCATCCAGTAGAAATGTTACTACCATTACATCACCTTATGGAAGCAGGATTCGATGTTGATATTGCAACTTTAACAGGTTACCCAGTTAAATTAGAATTATGGGCAATGCCAACTGAAGATGAAGCGGTATTAAGCACATATGAAAAATTAAAAGCTAAATTGAAACAACCTAAAAAATTAGCAGATGTCATCAAAAATGACTTAGGTCCAGATTCAGAATATCTTTCTGTATTTATTCCAGGTGGACATGCTGCAGTTGTAGGTATTTCAGAAAGTGAAGATGTACAAACAACTTTAGACTGGGCTTTAGAAAATGATAAATTTATTATCACTTTATGTCATGGACCAGCTGCATTGTTATCAGCAGGTTTAAATAGAGACAAATCTCCATTTGAAGGTTATAAAGTATGTGTCTTCCCAGACGCTTTAGATGAAGGTGCTAATTTAGATATAGGTTATTTACCAGGACGTTTAAAATGGTTAGTAGCAGATTTATTAACGAAACAAGGTTTAGAAGTTGTTAATGAAGATATGACTGGTCGTACATTAAAAGACCGTAAATTATTAACAGGTGATAGCCCATTAGCATCAAATGACTTAGGTAAATTAGCAGTTAATGAAATGTTAAAAGAAATAGAAGCATAA
- a CDS encoding TetR/AcrR family transcriptional regulator yields the protein MIIIDKRQIQTQKKIINALLSLIKNNSIDHITVTDICHKAQIDRRTFYTHYNDKFTLLDAIMAQYLHDFENVCNKKKQYNFGDGISYWFGYIDQHQHVFNLFSTPSVSDMFQHKVELLLRSQIKQNLNSNYYSVDDDSTIVTFLASAILGSMLNYIKLPEEKKVNTINELTKLLEPYFK from the coding sequence GTGATCATCATCGATAAACGTCAAATTCAAACGCAAAAAAAGATTATAAACGCTTTGTTATCTTTAATTAAAAATAACTCGATTGATCATATAACAGTTACAGATATTTGTCATAAAGCCCAAATCGATAGACGTACTTTTTATACACATTATAATGATAAATTTACATTGTTAGATGCTATTATGGCTCAATACTTACATGACTTCGAAAATGTCTGTAATAAAAAGAAACAATATAATTTTGGTGATGGTATAAGCTATTGGTTTGGTTATATTGATCAACATCAACACGTATTCAATTTGTTTAGTACGCCATCAGTTTCTGATATGTTTCAACATAAAGTTGAACTATTACTTCGTTCACAAATAAAACAAAATCTAAACTCAAATTATTACTCTGTTGATGACGATTCTACAATAGTGACGTTCTTAGCATCTGCTATTCTCGGATCAATGCTAAACTATATTAAATTACCAGAAGAAAAGAAAGTAAATACTATTAATGAACTAACAAAATTATTAGAACCTTATTTTAAATGA
- a CDS encoding SDR family oxidoreductase, with translation MTNKNILIIGASGQISQQLVQQLLEHTTDNLTLFLRNANKLPSTQINHPRVNVIEGDATNQNHIEDALTNIDIVFASLAGDIDQQAQAIVASMENTKVDRLIFVTALGIYDEVPGEFGTWNNDNIGPYLPPYRKAADIIEASSLNYTILRPAWLTNNDEIDYETTPKGEPFKGTEVSRKSVAALGAAIIENPELYKYANIGVNKPNTDGVKPSWL, from the coding sequence ATGACTAATAAAAATATTTTAATTATTGGAGCAAGTGGTCAAATATCACAACAACTTGTCCAACAGTTGTTAGAGCATACAACGGATAACTTAACATTATTTTTAAGAAATGCTAATAAATTACCATCAACTCAAATTAATCATCCTAGAGTTAATGTTATTGAAGGTGATGCTACCAATCAAAATCATATAGAAGATGCCTTAACTAATATTGATATCGTCTTCGCAAGTTTAGCTGGCGACATAGATCAACAAGCACAGGCTATTGTGGCAAGTATGGAAAATACAAAAGTAGATAGATTAATATTTGTAACTGCGTTAGGTATTTATGATGAAGTTCCTGGTGAGTTTGGTACATGGAATAATGACAACATCGGACCTTATTTACCACCGTATAGAAAAGCTGCAGACATCATAGAAGCATCGTCTTTAAACTATACAATATTAAGACCTGCGTGGTTAACAAACAATGATGAAATTGATTACGAAACTACTCCAAAAGGTGAGCCGTTCAAAGGTACAGAGGTATCACGCAAAAGTGTGGCAGCATTAGGAGCAGCGATTATAGAAAATCCAGAATTATATAAATACGCCAATATAGGTGTTAATAAGCCTAATACTGATGGTGTAAAACCTTCTTGGTTATAA
- a CDS encoding alpha/beta hydrolase has translation MKRVTFKNNQLTIVGNMYFPQDFDESLTYPAIVVGHPAGGVKEQTAGLYAERLAQLGYVTLAYDASYQGESEGQPRQLEDPHARVEDIRAAVDYFTTVPFIDNDRIGLVGICASGAYVIKAAQTDKRVKAVAGISASDIGQIFRYGWTGEQSINDTLNTLAQVSSERTAEANGQEMQTIGFVPEADEITDETPQEMKDGYEYYRTPRANHPRSNNKIPFISFDRIIEFTAFDLVSELLTQPLLVIAGSEAGTRWLTEQVYEKANEPKEVLYVEGANHFDMYDKEPYVTEAVEKMETFFKQYL, from the coding sequence ATGAAACGTGTAACATTTAAAAATAATCAATTAACTATAGTAGGAAATATGTATTTTCCACAAGATTTTGATGAATCTTTAACTTACCCAGCAATTGTAGTTGGACATCCTGCTGGTGGCGTCAAAGAACAAACAGCAGGTCTATATGCAGAGCGTTTAGCTCAATTAGGTTATGTCACATTAGCATACGATGCTAGTTACCAAGGAGAAAGTGAAGGACAACCTAGACAACTTGAAGATCCACATGCACGTGTTGAAGATATTAGAGCAGCTGTAGACTATTTTACTACAGTGCCATTTATAGATAATGATAGAATTGGATTAGTTGGGATTTGTGCAAGTGGTGCCTACGTTATTAAAGCGGCTCAAACAGATAAACGTGTTAAAGCTGTTGCAGGTATAAGTGCATCAGATATTGGTCAAATTTTTAGATATGGTTGGACTGGCGAACAATCAATTAATGATACTTTAAATACTTTAGCGCAAGTGTCAAGTGAACGTACAGCTGAAGCTAATGGTCAAGAAATGCAAACAATAGGATTTGTACCTGAAGCAGATGAAATTACTGATGAGACACCACAAGAGATGAAAGACGGCTATGAATATTATAGAACGCCGCGTGCCAATCATCCAAGATCTAATAATAAAATACCATTTATCAGTTTTGATAGAATTATTGAATTTACAGCATTTGATCTTGTTAGTGAATTATTAACTCAACCATTACTAGTTATTGCTGGTAGTGAAGCGGGCACACGCTGGTTAACTGAACAAGTTTATGAAAAAGCTAATGAACCTAAAGAGGTATTGTATGTCGAAGGTGCCAATCATTTTGACATGTACGATAAAGAACCTTATGTCACAGAAGCTGTAGAAAAGATGGAAACATTTTTCAAACAATATTTATAA
- a CDS encoding DeoR/GlpR family DNA-binding transcription regulator, whose amino-acid sequence MLPAEREQKIISYLQQYKTATVHTLAQQFNVHDATIRRDLNKLENFNQIKRTHGGVVLNNNDVYDELNFDDRATTFLDEKLLIGKKAAEFVDDYDTIIIDSGSTTLLFAKELLNKQHLTIITNDIHMASILRSSNHKVIVTGGVLYTNNYVLNGFLTTDTLKSMNAIKAFIATPAVDAINGITHFSEDFVPAKRQMIEQAKEVYLLTDSSKLDKVAFYQVCPPTKIHTLITDDYQDLSAYKNVIPNIIAVDTSANKRLN is encoded by the coding sequence ATGTTACCAGCAGAAAGAGAACAAAAAATTATATCCTATTTACAACAATATAAAACAGCAACAGTACATACTTTAGCACAACAATTTAATGTCCACGATGCTACTATAAGACGTGATTTAAATAAACTTGAAAATTTTAATCAGATTAAACGTACGCATGGTGGTGTCGTACTTAATAATAATGATGTCTATGACGAATTAAACTTTGATGATCGTGCAACGACCTTTTTAGATGAAAAATTATTAATTGGTAAAAAAGCAGCAGAATTTGTTGATGATTATGATACGATTATTATTGATTCTGGTTCTACAACGCTATTATTTGCTAAAGAATTATTAAATAAACAACATTTAACAATTATTACTAATGACATACATATGGCATCTATTTTACGCTCATCAAACCACAAAGTCATTGTCACTGGTGGCGTGTTATATACAAATAACTATGTTTTAAATGGCTTTTTAACTACTGATACACTTAAATCAATGAATGCTATAAAAGCTTTTATAGCTACACCTGCTGTTGATGCAATCAATGGTATCACTCACTTTAGTGAAGATTTTGTTCCTGCTAAACGACAGATGATTGAACAGGCAAAAGAAGTATATTTACTTACCGATAGTTCTAAATTAGATAAAGTGGCTTTTTATCAAGTATGTCCACCGACTAAAATTCATACGTTAATCACTGATGATTATCAAGATTTATCAGCTTATAAAAATGTTATTCCTAACATCATTGCAGTTGATACGTCCGCTAATAAGAGATTAAATTAA
- a CDS encoding MFS transporter has translation MNNHSTFLGMPRQIIWGYIGILIFMMGDGLEIGWLSPYLQHNGFASGEVSTLFSCYGITVTIASWFSGVLAEALGGKRTMMLGLILYIIGTVCFVGVALPSENLAIMYPAYALRGLGYPLFAYSFLVWISYRSEQRTLGAAVGWFWLVFTGGLNVLGALYSIVAIEWFGHIGTLWSSLIWVVIGGVFAIVINKDTLPTDKSNAKAKLLEMTKGFTIIVEEPKVLLGGIVRVINTTAQFAFPVFLPLYLESFGIPTSKWLAVWSAIFFGNIVFNLFWGIVGDKIGWRNTVMIFGGIGSGISCLLMGYVPLWTDGNIYLLTFVGLLWGIFIAAYVPLSALVPSLVKKDKGATLAILNLGAGLPVFVGPMIVHFALKPFGELGIIWILGGLYFISSILTFFIKMSKSQQYGEI, from the coding sequence ATGAATAATCATTCGACTTTTTTAGGTATGCCTCGTCAAATCATCTGGGGTTATATAGGAATCTTGATTTTCATGATGGGCGACGGCTTAGAAATTGGTTGGTTAAGTCCATATTTACAGCACAATGGTTTTGCCAGTGGAGAAGTAAGTACACTATTTTCTTGCTATGGTATTACTGTAACAATTGCAAGTTGGTTTAGTGGTGTCCTTGCAGAAGCACTTGGTGGTAAACGTACAATGATGTTAGGTCTTATTTTATATATCATTGGTACTGTATGTTTCGTTGGTGTAGCTTTACCTTCTGAAAACTTAGCAATTATGTATCCAGCATATGCACTGAGAGGACTAGGTTATCCATTATTTGCTTATTCATTCTTAGTATGGATTTCTTATCGTTCTGAACAACGTACGTTAGGTGCTGCAGTTGGTTGGTTCTGGTTAGTATTTACCGGTGGCCTAAATGTACTTGGTGCTTTGTATTCTATCGTAGCGATTGAATGGTTTGGTCACATCGGTACATTATGGAGTTCATTAATTTGGGTAGTCATAGGTGGTGTCTTCGCTATCGTTATTAATAAAGACACATTACCTACTGATAAGAGTAATGCTAAAGCAAAATTATTAGAAATGACAAAAGGATTTACTATTATTGTTGAAGAACCTAAAGTATTACTAGGTGGTATTGTCCGTGTTATTAATACAACGGCACAATTTGCTTTCCCAGTCTTTTTACCACTTTATTTAGAATCTTTCGGTATTCCAACATCTAAATGGCTAGCAGTTTGGTCTGCCATCTTCTTTGGTAACATTGTCTTCAATTTATTCTGGGGCATTGTTGGCGATAAAATCGGTTGGCGCAATACTGTTATGATCTTTGGTGGTATTGGTAGTGGTATATCATGTCTACTAATGGGTTATGTTCCATTATGGACAGATGGCAATATTTATTTACTTACATTTGTTGGTCTATTATGGGGTATCTTTATTGCAGCATATGTTCCCCTTTCTGCACTTGTACCATCATTAGTTAAAAAAGACAAAGGTGCTACTTTAGCAATTTTAAATTTAGGTGCTGGACTACCAGTATTTGTTGGTCCAATGATTGTACATTTTGCTTTAAAACCTTTTGGTGAATTAGGTATTATTTGGATCTTAGGTGGCTTATACTTTATTAGTTCAATCCTAACATTCTTTATAAAAATGTCTAAAAGCCAACAATATGGAGAAATCTAA
- a CDS encoding alcohol dehydrogenase catalytic domain-containing protein, giving the protein MSIKSNVYRLIKPGEFEYTTIEHDFNEGDVIVNPTKASVCHADLRYYTGNRRQEALDKKLPMALFHEGIGTIEDSKHPNFTQGDKVVIVPNIPSRLRHGDFEKTDLMDNYDENAVFMGSGYDGICQDRMVVPGENIVKIPEHLDEDVALLSELCSVSLFPINQLQELTTSSSPQVAVFGDGPVGYLAATALHYIYGVAKENLLVFGAVEEKLQEFESFATTHLVFDYDFTSHKGVHTVFECCGGKFSESAINQAIDLIDRQGQLVLMGVTEDLVGINTRDVLEKGLTLSGSSRSTKTEFEQLIQAFENEEYRQALQKLIPEEYYDIYSKEDLNKAMDDTAAHKGWKKTYLRYHWA; this is encoded by the coding sequence ATGAGCATAAAATCAAATGTATATCGTTTAATCAAACCAGGTGAATTTGAATATACGACGATTGAGCATGACTTTAATGAGGGCGATGTAATTGTAAATCCTACAAAAGCAAGTGTATGTCATGCTGACTTACGTTACTATACTGGTAATCGTCGTCAAGAAGCATTAGATAAAAAATTGCCAATGGCTTTATTCCATGAAGGTATAGGAACTATTGAAGATTCTAAGCATCCTAATTTTACTCAAGGCGATAAAGTTGTCATCGTTCCAAATATTCCATCCCGTCTACGTCATGGTGATTTTGAAAAAACTGATTTAATGGATAACTATGATGAAAATGCTGTATTCATGGGTAGTGGCTATGATGGAATTTGCCAAGATAGAATGGTTGTTCCCGGGGAAAATATCGTTAAAATTCCAGAGCATTTAGATGAAGATGTCGCTTTATTATCAGAATTATGTTCAGTATCTTTATTCCCTATCAACCAACTTCAAGAACTTACAACATCTTCTTCACCACAAGTTGCAGTCTTTGGTGATGGTCCTGTTGGTTATTTAGCAGCTACTGCACTTCATTATATTTATGGTGTTGCTAAAGAAAATTTACTTGTTTTTGGTGCTGTTGAAGAAAAATTACAAGAATTCGAAAGCTTTGCTACAACACATCTTGTATTCGATTATGATTTTACTAGTCACAAAGGCGTGCATACAGTATTTGAATGTTGTGGCGGTAAATTCTCTGAATCAGCGATTAATCAAGCTATCGATTTAATTGATAGACAAGGACAATTAGTTTTAATGGGTGTTACAGAAGATTTAGTTGGCATCAATACTCGTGATGTTTTAGAGAAAGGTTTAACATTATCTGGTAGCTCTAGAAGTACTAAAACAGAATTCGAACAATTAATTCAAGCGTTTGAAAATGAAGAATATCGTCAAGCTTTACAAAAATTAATTCCTGAAGAATACTATGATATTTATAGTAAAGAAGATTTAAATAAAGCAATGGATGATACTGCTGCACATAAAGGTTGGAAAAAAACTTATTTAAGATATCACTGGGCTTAA